Sequence from the Gemmatimonadaceae bacterium genome:
TCGAGACAGCGAACTTCTATCCGTATCTGAGCGGCTGGGACAACCTGCGGCTGGTGGCGAACATCAAGGGTGCAAGTCATGCCCGGATCGAAGCGGCGCTCCATCACGTTGGGCTCTTCGATCGCCGCGCGGATCGCTTTCGCGGGTATTCCCTCGGGATGAAGCAGCGGCTGGCGATCGCGGCCACTCTGTTAGGCGACCCCGAGCTCATCATCCTCGACGAGCCGATGAACGGGCTCGATCCCGAAGGCATGCGCGAGATTCGCGACCTCATCGCGCAGCTCGCGTCCGAGGGGAAGACGATCTTTCTGTCGAGCCATCTGCTCAACGAGGTGGAACGGAGCTGCACACACGTCGCCATCCTCAAACGCGGCCGGATCATCCGGCAGGCGAGTGTGAGCGAGCTCATCGCGGGCGGCAGTGCTCTCTGCATCGGCACTGACGGAGATGTCGAGCAACTGCTGCGCTTGGCGCTCCAGTATCCCGGCGCGCACAGCGCGGAGCGCGACGGGAACGACGTGGTGGTGCGCCTCGCCGACGGCGACGCTGGATCGCTCAACCGCTTT
This genomic interval carries:
- a CDS encoding ABC transporter ATP-binding protein, which codes for MRVIETQQLTKRFGATLAVDDLSFSVDSGQVFGFLGPNGSGKTTTIGMLLGIITPTSGAFRLLGEQDARGLRRARLNIGATLETANFYPYLSGWDNLRLVANIKGASHARIEAALHHVGLFDRRADRFRGYSLGMKQRLAIAATLLGDPELIILDEPMNGLDPEGMREIRDLIAQLASEGKTIFLSSHLLNEVERSCTHVAILKRGRIIRQASVSELIAGGSALCIGTDGDVEQLLRLALQYPGAHSAERDGNDVVVRLADGDAGSLNRFLAERGCYVSKLVPVETTLEDAFMDLTGAESGDPVQQQP